One window from the genome of Nitrosospira multiformis encodes:
- the ygiD gene encoding 4,5-DOPA dioxygenase extradiol, producing the protein MSRYPSLSAIMPAIFVGHGNPMNALSNNAYTAAWSVLGASLPRPKAILCISAHWYVRQTAITAMAKPRTIHDFGGFPPELHRAQYPAPGSPLLAAEVADLLMPAVATMDTGWGLDHGTWSVLMHIFPNADIPVVQLSIDETQEAIWHYDIARRLAPLREAGVLILGSGNIVHNLHAYSWGNHKVEPYDWALRFENVVRKALSSGDSDDFQSLIEYDKLGEDAKLSVPTPDHYLPLLYVLAQRQKGEETSFPVEGFDGGSISMLAVKIG; encoded by the coding sequence ATGAGCCGCTATCCGTCCCTATCCGCCATTATGCCCGCAATTTTCGTGGGGCATGGCAATCCCATGAATGCGCTGTCCAACAACGCCTATACCGCGGCATGGTCGGTTTTGGGTGCCTCGCTTCCCAGACCCAAAGCGATCCTTTGCATCTCGGCACACTGGTATGTGCGACAAACAGCCATCACGGCAATGGCAAAACCACGGACCATCCATGACTTTGGTGGATTTCCTCCAGAACTTCACCGGGCTCAGTATCCCGCGCCAGGCTCCCCTCTGCTTGCCGCGGAAGTGGCCGACCTGCTCATGCCGGCCGTGGCCACGATGGATACTGGCTGGGGTCTGGATCATGGAACCTGGTCCGTCCTCATGCACATTTTCCCCAATGCCGACATTCCAGTCGTTCAACTGAGTATCGATGAAACCCAGGAAGCAATCTGGCATTACGATATCGCCCGGCGCCTGGCACCATTGCGCGAGGCGGGAGTACTTATTCTGGGCAGCGGAAATATCGTGCACAATCTCCACGCTTATTCATGGGGAAATCACAAGGTTGAACCGTACGATTGGGCGCTTCGATTCGAAAATGTAGTACGGAAGGCGTTAAGCTCAGGTGACTCGGATGATTTCCAGTCGCTTATCGAATATGACAAGCTGGGGGAGGATGCAAAACTGTCCGTTCCCACGCCGGATCATTATTTGCCGCTGCTCTACGTTCTAGCGCAGCGGCAAAAAGGGGAAGAAACAAGTTTTCCGGTGGAAGGATTCGACGGAGGTTCAATTTCCATGCTGGCGGTAAAAATCGGCTAA